A window of the Pungitius pungitius chromosome 3, fPunPun2.1, whole genome shotgun sequence genome harbors these coding sequences:
- the dhx40 gene encoding probable ATP-dependent RNA helicase DHX40 codes for MSKSTRPASKESESQQSKHLPIYRHKAELIQAVKDSTFLLVSGETGSGKTTQLPKFLHRAGFCKDGRIGITQPRRVAAITVAQRVAQEMHCTLGKEVGYQVRFDDCTSQSTAVKYMTDGCLLREILADPVLSQYSVVILDEVHERSLNTDILLGLLKKMFSKSAKASEGRSFPLKVVVMSATLEADKLSAFLGDCPVFTIPGRTFPVTSTFGFAVGPKDIESSGYVKEVVKVALDVHTGEKAGDILVFLTGQVEIERACDLLYEKAESIDYRYDVEDQTVEGLLILPLYGSMPTDQQRQIFQPPPSGIRKCVVATNIAATSLTIDGIKYIIDSGFVKQLNHNSRVGMDILEVVPISKSEAEQRAGRAGRTSAGKCFRIYTKEFWEKNMPEYTVPEIQRTSLTAVVLTLKCLGVHDVIRFPYLDCPEERFILEALKQLYQFDAIDRRGRVTRLGELMVEFPLHPGLTRAVIKAASLGCQDLLLPVAAMLSVENIFIRPGHPEKQKEADEKHRALAARSGSMNDFATLLAVFQLCKSSDRPSAWCKDHWVHWRALKSAFSVETQLREILLRLQQKRDFPVDTYDGDKSELFRRCLCTGYFTNVARRSVGKVFCTMDGHGSMVHIHPSSSLFDHEGELNWIVFHDVLVTSKVYVRTACPIRYEWVKDLLPKLHEVDVYELSSVAREEVTDEEMVKWETKEAAKRQPEVSTEDVMKKLEKRNNETDVCDARARYLQRKQQRQQNKAP; via the exons ATGTCCAAATCAACGAGACCGGCCTCTAAAGAAAGCGAGTCTCAACAGTCCAAACATCTGCCGATCTACCGGCACAAAGCCGAGCTGATCCAGGCGGTCAAAGACAGCACTTTCCTGCTGGTCAGCGGCGAGACCGGCAGCGGGAAAACCACGCAGCTTCCAAAGTTTCTCCACCGagcgg gTTTCTGTAAAGATGGCAGAATTGGAATCACCCAGCCCCGCCGGGTGGCTGCCATCACGGTGGCCCAGCGGGTGGCCCAGGAGATGCACTGCACTCTGGGTAAAGAGGTCGGCTACCAAGTACGCTTTGATGACTGCACGTCACAG AGCACGGCGGTGAAGTACATGACGGACGGCTGCCTGCTCAGAGAGATCCTGGCGGACCCCGTGCTCTCTCAGTACAGCGTGGTCATCTTGGACGAGGTCCACGAACGCAGCCTCAACACG gataTTCTCCTGGGCCTATTGAAGAAAATGTTCTCCAAGTCTGCCAAGGCCTCCGAGGGCAGATCTTTCCCTCTGAAGGTGGTGGTGATGTCTGCTACCTTGGAAGCGGACAAACTTTCAGCCTTTCTCGGCGACTGCCCCGTCTTCACCATCCCCGGGAGGACTTTTCCCGTCACCTCCACATTCGGGTTTGCTGTCGGGCCCAAAGACATCGAAAGCTCTGGTTATGTAAAAGAG GTGGTAAAAGTGGCCCTCGATGTGCACACGGGTGAAAAGGCCGGAGATATTCTTGTGTTTTTGACGG GTCAGGTCGAGATTGAGCGTGCGTGTGACCTGCTGTACGAAAAGGCGGAGTCCATAGACTACCGGTATGATGTGGAGGACCAAACAGTGGAGGGCCTTCTCATTTTGCCCCTTTATGGATCCATGCCCACTG ATCAACAGAGGCAGATCTTTCAGCCCCCACCTTCAGGGATAAGGAAGTGCGTCGTGGCaaccaacatcgcagcgacgtcTCTCACCATCGACGGCATAAA ATACATCATAGACAGCGGATTCGTGAAGCAACTAAACCACAACTCAAGAGTGGGCATGGATATCTTGGAAGTGGTGCCCATCTCAAA GAGCGAGGCCGAGCAGAGAGCGGGTCGAGCTGGAAGAACGTCGGCTGGGAAATGCTTTCGAATCTACACCAAGGAATTCTGGGAGAAGAACATGCCCGAGTACACGGTTCCAGAGATCCAGAGGACGAGTCTGACCGCGGTGGTGCTCACGCTCAAGTGCCTGGGCGTTCATGACGTCATTCG GTTCCCTTATCTGGATTGTCCGGAAGAGAGGTTTATTCTTGAGGCTTTGAAACAACTCTACCAATTTGATGCCATCGACAG GAGGGGGAGAGTGACCCGGCTGGGCGAGCTGATGGTGGAGTTCCCCCTGCACCCGGGCCTCACCAGGGCCGTGATCAAGGCCGCCTCGCTGGGCTGTCAGGACCTGCTGCTCCCTGTGGCCGCCATGCTGTCTGTAGAGAACATTTTCATTAGGCCAG GCCACCCCGAGAAGCAGAAAGAGGCGGACGAAAAGCACAGGGCGCTGGCCGCGAGGAGCGGCAGCATGAACGACTTTGCCACTCTCCTCGCTGTGTTTCAGTTGTGTAAATCCAG cGACAGGCCCTCGGCGTGGTGCAAAGATCACTGGGTCCACTGGAGGGCGCTGAAGTCCGCCTTTAGTGTGGAGACTCAGCTGCGAGAgatcctcctccgcctccaacAG AAGAGGGATTTCCCTGTGGACACGTATGATGGCGATAAGAGTGAACTCTTCAGACGATGTCTGTGCACAGGATACTTCACCAATGTTGCCAGAAG GTCTGTCGGAAAGGTGTTTTGCACGATGGATGGCCACGGCTCCATGGTCCACATTCATCCATCCTCATCG CTGTTTGACCACGAGGGCGAGCTGAACTGGATCGTCTTCCACGATGTGCTGGTGACCTCAAAGGTGTACGTCAGGACCGCGTGTCCCATTCGATACGAGTGGGTGAAGGACTTGTTACCTAAACTACACGAGGTGGACGTCTACGAGCTGAGCAGTGTGGCAAGAGAAGAAGTGACGGATGAGGAGATGGTGAAATGGGAGACCAAGGAAGCAGCCAAAAGACAACCAG AGGTTTCTACTGAAGATGTCATGAAAAAGCTGGAGAAGCGTAACAACGAGACCGATGTCTGCGACGCTCGAGCTCGCTACCTGCAACGAAAGCAACAAAGGCAACAAAATAAAGCTCCCTGA
- the LOC119217070 gene encoding zona pellucida sperm-binding protein 4-like, producing the protein MRARGAHSLLVTCILLSPILWKREVRAGAKPSGAPEEPPENPAEPSGSPASGALRSGASVCHEGFMSVELSKDRYADLPHTIYVDDQRGGYYQAIAVAEQCLYSFGEAESFSLFTVSGGGCFVRREKNITRLAVVIMALGDEGRVEIAESISLTCESKRDAVNKNDDPQMSTRGVCNGDGFHITVLQNATVPPLNLEAVWIPSGQNHPKCTPQRTSEDAVTFSFSFTDCGTQSVTEDGVITHWVAIEVKRHPPRSLVFHDAPFHRTVHCSFALAQVTQLGIEVRGEESGNPSTLENEANLRTEMRFAKDPNYKSFYSSRDPQIVAELGRPVHVEVFAPNHEDEDLVLLLEDCWATPSENPHDQPRWTLLVRGCPYSGDGRTTVGLPVVPSELEYPSLHKWFVVKLFSFVKPPTLTNLDSLLRVYFHCDVKLCKGPDCLQSCSNGERMLRRIKPGPGQEVHYSRVSGGPLLYLL; encoded by the exons ATGAGGGCCCGCGGAGCACACTCCCTTTTGGTGACGTGCATTTTGTTATCGCCGATTCTTTGGAAACGTGAAGTAAGAGCTGGGGCGAAACCATCCGGAGCCCCGGAGGAACCACCCGAAAACCCGGCAGAACCATCCGGATCCCCGGCGTCCGGCGCTCTGCGCAGCGGCGCGTCCGTGTGCCACGAGGGGTTCATGTCTGTGGAGCTGTCGAAGGACCGCTACGCGGATCTGCCTCACACCATTTATGTCGATG ACCAACGCGGCGGCTATTACCAAGCCATCGCGGTGGCGGAGCAGTGCCTCTACTCCTTTGGGGAGGCCGAAAGCTTTAGTCTCTTCACGGTCTCGGGCGGTGGATGTTTTGTGAGGAGAGAA AAGAACATCACCCGTCTGGCTGTCGTCATCATGGCGCTTGGAGACGAGGGAAGAGTTGAAATTGCAGAGTCGATATCGCTCACCTGTGAAAGTAAAAGGGACG CGGTGAACAAAAACGATGATCCACAAATGTCAACACGCGGCGTGTGCAACGGGGACGGGTTCCACATCACCGTCCTCCAGAATGCCACCGTCCCGCCTCTGAACCTGGAGGCGGTCTGGATCCCCTCCGGCCAGAACCACCCCAAATGTACACCCCAGAGAACATCCGAGGATGCCGTCACGTTCAGCTTTTCCTTCACGGATTGCGGCACTCAGTCTGTG ACGGAGGACGGGGTCATAACCCACTGGGTCGCCATCGAGGTGAAGCGACATCCGCCACGGAGCCTTGTTTTTCACGACGCTCCTTTCCA CCGTACTGTGCATTGTAGCTTTGCACTGGCTCAGGTTACTCAGCTGGGCATTGAGGTCCGGGGAGAAGAATCCGGGAACCCGTCCACACTGGAGAATGAGGCAAATCTGAGGACCGAAATGAGGTTTGCCAAAG ACCCCAATTACAAGTCGTTCTATTCCTCTCGGGACCCTCAAATAGTCGCTGAGCTTGGCCGGCCCGTTCACGTCGAGGTGTTCGCTCCGAACCACGAGGACGAGGATCTGGTGCTGCTGTTGGAGGACTGCTGGGCCACGCCGTCCGAAAACCCTCACGACCAACCGAGATGGACCCTGCTCGTCAGAGG GTGTCCTTACAGTGGCGATGGCCGCACAACTGTAGGGTTGCCAGTTGTCCCCTCAGAACTGGAATATCCCTCTCTTCACAAATGGTTTGTGGTCAAGCTGTTCTCATTTGTGAAGCCCCCAACATTGACAAACCTG gattcTCTCCTACGGGTATATTTCCACTGTGACGTAAAGCTCTGCAAAGGACCAGATTGCCTACAGTCCTGCAGCAATG GAGAGCGTATGTTAAGGCGAATCAAACCGGGACCAGGACAGGAGGTCCACTACAGTCGAGTTTCTGGTGGACCGCTTCTGTATCTGCTGtaa
- the LOC119217072 gene encoding uncharacterized protein LOC119217072 isoform X1 translates to MQTMNARGWVLLSALRLMCVSSNDEPNLHSDVCAKRTRSAHLGSSVLLPCIFAANDSDPVIWAHGAKRDLVRLNSEGRIKFVDHRYGRLKAFPNQGSLGNYSIRIDQLQGSDLGLYNCTRGRGCVEVELLAERGAAGGENIVLIYACVGVAVFVLVCIAGYCLMKCMSCCCDRKMENTNNPEDAIPEAASAPPEGTSRGPTGQRQSGEGDNNLVYENDDQDPSIQQDYLNRNYCHPIDRPPPTQGTGGDDPNQLGQSQGAKQGFHRDLFNRLRQASIGRHYYANQIEMMRQQATSAQADNNSGAAAAAGFGKKKKKKNKKNGEIRNPIYNQSAEQLNLQ, encoded by the exons ATGCAGACGATGAACGCTCGCGGGTGGGTTCTCCTCTCGGCCCTGCGCTTAATGTGCGTGTCTTCAAATG ACGAGCCGAACCTCCATTCCGACGTCTGTGCGAAGCGGACTCGCTCCGCTCATCTCGGCTCCTCCGTGCTCCTGCCGTGCATCTTTGCGGCAAATGATTCCGACCCGGTGATCTGGGCCCACGGGGCCAAGCGCGACCTGGTCCGGCTCAACTCGGAGGGCCGCATCAAGTTCGTGGACCACAGGTACGGTCGCCTGAAGGCCTTTCCGAACCAGGGCTCGCTGGGGAACTACTCCATCCGCATCGACCAGCTCCAAGGCTCTGACCTGGGCCTTTATAACTGCACGCGGGGACGCGGCTGCGTGGAAGTGGAGCTGCTTGCTGAGAGAG GTGCAGCGGGCGGAGAGAACATTGTGCTGATCTACGCCTGCGTTGGCGTGGCTGTTTTCGTCCTGGTGTGCATCGCCGGCTACTGTCTCATGAAGTGCATGT cgtGCTGTTGTGacagaaaaatggaaaatacaaacaaccctGAAGATGCGATCCCTGAAG CCGCCAGTGCTCCGCCAGAGGGAACAAGCAGAGGGCCGACAGGTCAACGGCAGAGCg GTGAGGGCGACAATAATCTTGTTTATG AAAACGATGATCAAGACCCATCCATCCAGCAGGATTACTTGAACAGGAATTACTGCCATCCAATAGATCGGCCTCCGCCCACCCAGGGCACCGGCGGGGACGATCCAAACCAGCTGGGGCAAAGTCAGGGGGCCAAACAGGGGTTTCACCGAG ACCTCTTCAACAGATTACGGCAAGCAAGCATTGGTCGGCATTATTACG CTAACCAAATTGAAATGATGAGGCAACAAGCCACATCCGCCCAGGCAGACAATAATAGCGGAG cagcagcagcagcaggttttgggaagaagaagaagaaaaaaaacaagaaaa ATGGTGAAATCCGAAACCCGATTTACAACCAGAGCGCAGAGCAGCTCAACCTCCAGTAG
- the LOC119217072 gene encoding uncharacterized protein LOC119217072 isoform X2, translating into MQTMNARGWVLLSALRLMCVSSNDEPNLHSDVCAKRTRSAHLGSSVLLPCIFAANDSDPVIWAHGAKRDLVRLNSEGRIKFVDHRYGRLKAFPNQGSLGNYSIRIDQLQGSDLGLYNCTRGRGCVEVELLAERGAAGGENIVLIYACVGVAVFVLVCIAGYCLMKCMSCCCDRKMENTNNPEDAIPEAASAPPEGTSRGPTGQRQSDRPPPTQGTGGDDPNQLGQSQGAKQGFHRDLFNRLRQASIGRHYYANQIEMMRQQATSAQADNNSGAAAAAGFGKKKKKKNKKNGEIRNPIYNQSAEQLNLQ; encoded by the exons ATGCAGACGATGAACGCTCGCGGGTGGGTTCTCCTCTCGGCCCTGCGCTTAATGTGCGTGTCTTCAAATG ACGAGCCGAACCTCCATTCCGACGTCTGTGCGAAGCGGACTCGCTCCGCTCATCTCGGCTCCTCCGTGCTCCTGCCGTGCATCTTTGCGGCAAATGATTCCGACCCGGTGATCTGGGCCCACGGGGCCAAGCGCGACCTGGTCCGGCTCAACTCGGAGGGCCGCATCAAGTTCGTGGACCACAGGTACGGTCGCCTGAAGGCCTTTCCGAACCAGGGCTCGCTGGGGAACTACTCCATCCGCATCGACCAGCTCCAAGGCTCTGACCTGGGCCTTTATAACTGCACGCGGGGACGCGGCTGCGTGGAAGTGGAGCTGCTTGCTGAGAGAG GTGCAGCGGGCGGAGAGAACATTGTGCTGATCTACGCCTGCGTTGGCGTGGCTGTTTTCGTCCTGGTGTGCATCGCCGGCTACTGTCTCATGAAGTGCATGT cgtGCTGTTGTGacagaaaaatggaaaatacaaacaaccctGAAGATGCGATCCCTGAAG CCGCCAGTGCTCCGCCAGAGGGAACAAGCAGAGGGCCGACAGGTCAACGGCAGAGCg ATCGGCCTCCGCCCACCCAGGGCACCGGCGGGGACGATCCAAACCAGCTGGGGCAAAGTCAGGGGGCCAAACAGGGGTTTCACCGAG ACCTCTTCAACAGATTACGGCAAGCAAGCATTGGTCGGCATTATTACG CTAACCAAATTGAAATGATGAGGCAACAAGCCACATCCGCCCAGGCAGACAATAATAGCGGAG cagcagcagcagcaggttttgggaagaagaagaagaaaaaaaacaagaaaa ATGGTGAAATCCGAAACCCGATTTACAACCAGAGCGCAGAGCAGCTCAACCTCCAGTAG
- the LOC119214441 gene encoding P2X purinoceptor 5-like, with protein MAGLCFQGRLLSFFNYRKKKFVNSKNKTVGVLYRLLQLCVISYIIGWVFVSRKSYQETDEAVQSSVVTKVKGVSMTNTADSGLLVWGPEDYVIPPQAEDVLFVVTNFLETPNQTLGHCAESFKVVDGRCQGDDDCEEGKMVTAGNGIMTGKCVTKGENSTGSCEVFSWCPIEKEYKPKDPLLTNAENFTIYIKNFINFAKFQFSKSNVKETTDESYLKGCRYDEELHPYCPIFRLGDITRRAGHNFQDMATSGAHICIMVEWNCDLDRGDCHPQYRFARLDISDSNHTIAAGFNFRHARYFKTAAGESYRSLFKVYGIRFNIMVHGKAGKFSIIPTLINLAAGMTLMGAGAFLCDIVLLYLKKMRVSCLERKTKRSKNERRVSEEGGVEDRDML; from the exons ATGGCCGGCCTCTGCTTCCAAGGACGCTTACTCTCCTTTTTCaactacagaaagaaaaaatttgTCAACTCCAAAAATAAGACAGTTGGAGTTTTGTACAGACTTCTTCAGCTGTGTGTCATCAGTTACATTATCGG GTGGGTCTTTGTGAGCCGGAAGAGCTACCAGGAGACGGACGAGGCCGTCCAGAGCTCCGTCGTCACTAAAGTGAAGGGAGTCTCGATGACTAACACCGCGGACTCCGGTCTGCTGGTGTGGGGGCCCGAGGACTACGTCATCCCACCACAG GCGGAAGATGTTCTCTTTGTTGTCACCAATTTCTTAGAGACGCCGAACCAGACGCTGGGACACTGTGCTGAG AGTTTCAAAGTGGTCGACGGTCGATGTCAAGGCGACGATGACTGTGAGGAGGGGAAGATGGTGACGGCTGGTAACG GGATCATGACTGGCAAATGCGTGACAAAAGGTGAAAACTCTACTGGTTCCTGTGAAGTTTTCAGTTGGTGTCCCATCGAGAAAGAATACAAACCCAA AGACCCTCTGCTGACAAACGCTGAAAACTTCACCATCTACATCAAGAATTTCATTAATTTTGCCAAGTTCCAGTTTTCTAA GTCCAACGTTAAAGAAACCACCGACGAGTCCTATTTGAAGGGGTGTCGATACGACGAGGAGCTCCACCCCTACTGCCCCATCTTTCGCCTGGGCGACATCACCAGGCGAGCTGGACACAACTTCCAGGACATGGCCACATCT GGGGCCCACATTTGCATAATGGTCGAGTGGAACTGTGACCTCGACAGAGGCGACTGCCATCCACAGTACCGCTTCGCTCGCCTGGACATCAGCGACTCCAACCACACCATCGCAGCAGGGTTCAACTTCAG ACACGCTCGCTATTTTAAAACTGCTGCCGGTGAGAGCTATCGATCTCTATTCAAAGTCTACGGTATCCGATTTAACATCATGGTGCACGGAAAG GCTGGGAAGTTCAGCATCATCCCAACACTCATAAACCTTGCTGCAGGAATGACTTTGATGGGTGCC GGGGCTTTCTTGTGTGACATCGTCCTCCTCTATCTAAAGAAGATGAGGGTCTCATGTCTAGAGAGGAAGACCAAAAGATCCAA GAATGAGAGGAGAGTTTCTGAAGAGGGCGGTGTGGAGGACAGAGATATGTTGTAA